One genomic region from Spirosoma sp. KCTC 42546 encodes:
- a CDS encoding FGGY-family carbohydrate kinase: MNVIAIFDIGKTNKKLFLFDEQYRIVWEKSEQFVEIPDEDGELCEDLTKLTRWVTASLTEVLALPEFSVKAVNFSTYGASLVYIDQTGQPLGQLYSYLKAYPDTLLQNFYDTYGGEADLTRQTASPPLRSLNSGLQLYRLKYEQPDLFSKLAFALHLPQYVSYLISNWPVSELTSIGCHTMLWDFDRQQYHRWVTDEKLDIHLAPIVPSDSARLTVFGDTTVQVGVGLHDSSSALIPYLASFQEPFVLISTGTWCVSMNPFNSLPLTPEELQYDCLNFMHYKGQPVKAARLFAGYEHEQQVKRLAEQFQTPIDQFTKVAYDPEIIEKLRHQASQVTTERDAKGNQMLSMQGSLFGQRQLTDFATYEEAYHQLMLDIVSQQLISTNLVLAGSPVKRIFVDGGFGKNPIYMNLLATAFPTIEVYAASVAQASALGAALAVHQHWNPHPLPGDCVELKKYTAHAVVH, from the coding sequence ATGAATGTCATTGCCATCTTCGATATCGGTAAGACGAATAAAAAATTGTTTCTCTTCGATGAACAGTATCGAATCGTTTGGGAGAAATCGGAGCAGTTTGTGGAGATACCCGACGAGGATGGTGAGTTATGCGAAGACCTGACTAAGCTCACCAGGTGGGTTACTGCGTCACTAACGGAGGTATTGGCCTTGCCGGAGTTCTCAGTAAAGGCCGTGAATTTTTCGACTTATGGCGCCAGTTTGGTCTACATCGACCAGACCGGGCAACCGCTTGGGCAATTATATAGTTATCTGAAAGCCTACCCGGATACTTTACTACAGAATTTTTACGATACCTACGGGGGAGAAGCCGACTTGACCCGGCAAACTGCATCGCCACCGTTGCGAAGTTTGAATTCAGGTCTTCAGCTATACCGACTCAAATACGAGCAGCCGGATTTGTTTTCGAAACTGGCCTTTGCGCTCCATCTGCCTCAATACGTAAGCTATCTGATTAGTAACTGGCCTGTTTCTGAACTGACCAGCATCGGTTGCCACACCATGCTCTGGGATTTTGACCGGCAACAGTATCACAGATGGGTTACTGATGAAAAACTTGATATTCATCTGGCGCCCATTGTTCCGTCTGATTCAGCCCGGTTGACGGTTTTTGGTGATACTACGGTTCAGGTTGGCGTGGGGTTACATGATAGCTCATCGGCGCTGATTCCCTACCTGGCTTCGTTTCAGGAACCCTTTGTGCTCATTTCGACTGGGACCTGGTGCGTGAGTATGAACCCGTTCAATAGCCTGCCGCTGACACCGGAAGAACTCCAGTACGACTGTCTCAACTTTATGCATTACAAAGGCCAGCCGGTAAAAGCGGCTCGGTTGTTTGCAGGGTATGAGCACGAGCAACAGGTTAAACGGCTGGCAGAGCAGTTTCAGACGCCGATAGATCAGTTCACGAAAGTGGCTTATGACCCTGAAATAATCGAGAAATTGCGCCATCAGGCCAGTCAGGTAACAACCGAGCGTGATGCAAAAGGAAATCAGATGCTCTCCATGCAGGGATCTTTGTTTGGGCAACGGCAGCTAACTGATTTCGCCACTTATGAGGAAGCGTATCACCAGCTGATGCTTGATATTGTTTCGCAACAGCTAATCTCGACTAATCTGGTACTGGCGGGTTCTCCTGTCAAACGTATTTTTGTGGATGGTGGATTTGGCAAAAATCCGATCTATATGAATTTACTGGCCACTGCTTTTCCAACTATCGAAGTCTACGCAGCATCCGTTGCGCAGGCATCGGCACTGGGAGCTGCTTTAGCCGTACACCAACATTGGAATCCGCATCCACTACCCGGCGACTGTGTCGAACTCAAAAAATACACCGCCCATGCAGTTGTCCATTAA
- a CDS encoding glycoside hydrolase family 88 protein, translating to MAFRQITSRIVVLVLIGACSVQAQKLPERKDIIAKMTLANAYFMKAWPDPGKEIVTNKTRPSNIWTRAVYYEGLMALYGIDKKKAYYDYAVEWGEKHQWGLRSGINTRNADDQCCGQTYIDLFLIDKKPERLHDIKASIDAMVKSDKIDDWNWVDALQMAMPVFAQLGVLEKDRTVANTYFEKMYQIYNYSKTKHGGNGLYNPEDHLWWRDKDFVPPYKEPNGQDCYWSRGNGWAVAALVRVLDIIPKDAPHREEYEKTYLEMMKALSPLQRPDGYWNVSLHDPTNYGGKELTGTALFIYGMAWGVTHGLLDGKTYRPIMAKAWNAMATDSVHPNGFLGYVQGTGKEPKDGQPVTYDSKPDFDDYGLGCFLLAGTELCKLK from the coding sequence ATGGCATTCAGACAAATAACCAGTCGGATTGTAGTACTGGTCCTCATTGGTGCATGTAGCGTACAGGCTCAGAAACTTCCTGAGAGGAAAGATATCATCGCCAAAATGACGCTGGCGAATGCCTATTTTATGAAGGCCTGGCCAGATCCTGGAAAGGAGATTGTAACGAACAAAACGCGGCCCAGCAACATCTGGACAAGAGCGGTGTACTACGAAGGGTTGATGGCGTTGTATGGCATAGATAAAAAGAAAGCCTATTATGATTACGCCGTTGAGTGGGGCGAAAAGCACCAATGGGGCCTTCGAAGCGGTATCAATACCCGGAACGCCGATGACCAGTGCTGCGGACAAACCTATATTGACTTATTCCTGATTGATAAGAAACCAGAGCGCCTTCACGATATCAAAGCATCAATCGATGCAATGGTAAAAAGTGATAAAATCGACGATTGGAACTGGGTCGATGCCTTACAAATGGCCATGCCGGTGTTTGCACAACTAGGCGTTCTGGAGAAAGATCGTACTGTAGCAAATACCTATTTTGAGAAGATGTACCAGATTTACAACTACTCAAAAACCAAACATGGGGGTAACGGACTCTATAATCCAGAAGACCATTTATGGTGGCGTGATAAGGATTTTGTGCCACCTTACAAAGAGCCCAATGGGCAGGATTGCTATTGGTCGCGGGGGAATGGCTGGGCTGTTGCCGCGCTGGTTCGGGTACTTGACATTATTCCGAAAGATGCCCCGCATCGGGAAGAGTACGAAAAAACCTATCTGGAGATGATGAAGGCGTTGTCACCCCTACAACGCCCGGATGGCTACTGGAATGTAAGCTTACATGACCCCACTAATTACGGGGGGAAAGAACTGACCGGAACAGCCCTGTTTATTTATGGCATGGCCTGGGGCGTCACTCATGGCTTACTGGATGGAAAAACCTATCGACCAATTATGGCTAAAGCCTGGAATGCAATGGCTACCGATTCTGTACACCCGAACGGCTTCTTAGGTTATGTGCAGGGAACCGGTAAAGAGCCAAAAGATGGTCAGCCTGTTACGTACGACAGCAAGCCTGATTTTGACGATTATGGCCTCGGTTGTTTCCTGCTGGCAGGGACGGAATTGTGCAAACTGAAATAG
- a CDS encoding SDR family oxidoreductase — translation MKTLVIGGTGTVGSQVVEELVRHQVSVRVLVTSAEKAAQLPEGVEAVIGNLDQPGTLPKAFTGIDVVFLLNRQGHTEAAQGQYAIAAAKRAGVRKVVYQSIHNVRQGAHIPHFQPKITIENVLMQSGLSYVFICPNNFYQNDFWFTNAISTYGVYPQPIGDVGLNRVDVRDIAEAAVIAMLTDDYNGQHIPLVGPETLTGEVTASILSEQLDAAIYYRGNDLDVWATDARRSLPDWIISDWTKMYQFFQAQGLVASDQDIAFCTKVLGHAPRSYADFIADHLLAFHLHVEVA, via the coding sequence ATGAAAACGTTAGTTATTGGCGGAACGGGAACCGTTGGCAGCCAGGTAGTTGAGGAATTGGTACGCCATCAGGTGTCAGTACGAGTGCTGGTGACCTCCGCCGAGAAAGCCGCCCAGTTGCCGGAAGGGGTGGAAGCCGTTATTGGTAATCTGGATCAACCCGGCACCTTACCCAAGGCCTTTACCGGTATCGATGTCGTTTTTCTCTTGAATCGGCAGGGGCACACCGAAGCAGCTCAGGGCCAGTATGCCATTGCGGCAGCCAAACGGGCTGGGGTTCGAAAAGTTGTGTATCAGAGTATTCATAACGTTCGGCAGGGCGCGCACATCCCGCACTTTCAACCCAAGATTACGATTGAAAATGTGCTGATGCAGTCGGGCCTTTCGTATGTATTCATCTGCCCGAATAACTTCTACCAGAATGATTTCTGGTTCACTAATGCCATTTCAACCTATGGTGTGTATCCACAACCCATTGGCGATGTTGGCCTGAATCGGGTTGATGTTCGGGATATTGCTGAAGCAGCGGTCATAGCTATGTTAACCGATGATTATAACGGGCAACACATCCCATTGGTAGGACCAGAGACATTAACTGGCGAGGTAACGGCTTCTATTCTAAGCGAACAACTCGATGCTGCTATCTACTATCGGGGGAATGATCTGGATGTTTGGGCTACTGATGCCAGGCGCTCCCTACCTGATTGGATTATTTCTGACTGGACCAAAATGTACCAGTTCTTTCAAGCGCAGGGGCTTGTGGCTTCTGATCAGGATATAGCCTTCTGTACGAAGGTACTAGGTCACGCACCTCGCAGCTATGCGGATTTTATTGCCGACCATCTTCTGGCTTTTCACCTTCATGTAGAAGTAGCTTAA
- a CDS encoding carbonic anhydrase, with product MDIARIFKNNQNWVQKKLDIEPTYFSDLSKGQTPDILYIGCSDSRVSAEELMGVSPGEVFVLRNIANMVPNTDLGVMSVINYAVVNLKVNHIVVCGHYYCGGVQAAMKSADLGILNPWLRNIRDVYRMHRDELNAITDEELRYKRLVELNVEEQCINVLKTAEVQKAQLDRNLTVHGWVFDVHSGKLIDLQIDFIKLLENIKEIYRLD from the coding sequence ATGGATATTGCACGAATCTTTAAAAACAATCAAAATTGGGTTCAAAAGAAGCTAGACATAGAACCAACTTACTTTAGTGATCTCTCTAAAGGACAAACTCCAGATATCCTCTATATTGGTTGTTCAGATAGCCGTGTATCAGCCGAGGAGCTTATGGGCGTTTCGCCCGGTGAAGTGTTTGTGCTTAGAAACATTGCGAATATGGTTCCCAATACGGATCTGGGAGTAATGTCAGTTATTAACTACGCCGTGGTAAACCTTAAAGTAAATCACATCGTGGTGTGCGGTCATTACTATTGTGGTGGCGTCCAGGCAGCTATGAAATCAGCAGACCTGGGCATATTGAATCCATGGCTGAGAAACATCCGTGACGTATATCGTATGCATAGGGATGAATTAAATGCTATTACAGACGAAGAACTACGTTATAAACGATTAGTAGAATTGAATGTCGAAGAACAATGTATAAATGTTCTCAAAACGGCAGAGGTGCAAAAAGCCCAGCTGGATCGAAATCTTACCGTTCATGGATGGGTTTTTGATGTACACTCAGGCAAGTTGATCGACCTGCAAATTGACTTTATAAAACTTTTAGAAAACATCAAGGAAATTTATCGTCTCGATTGA
- the rhaM gene encoding L-rhamnose mutarotase: MEEIAFTMKLKPGVEAEYQRRHDEIWPELSAALIDAGVRDYSIFLDRATGTLFAVQKRLDTHTTANLPGLPIMKRWWAYMADLMDTNPDNSPVAVPLERVFHME, encoded by the coding sequence ATGGAAGAAATTGCCTTTACAATGAAACTAAAGCCGGGTGTTGAGGCTGAGTATCAACGCCGTCACGACGAAATCTGGCCGGAATTATCAGCGGCTTTAATTGATGCGGGTGTTCGCGACTATTCTATTTTCCTCGATCGGGCAACCGGAACACTATTTGCCGTTCAGAAACGGCTTGATACTCATACCACTGCCAATTTGCCAGGATTGCCCATTATGAAGCGCTGGTGGGCTTACATGGCCGACTTGATGGATACAAATCCCGATAATTCGCCGGTGGCTGTGCCACTGGAACGAGTTTTTCATATGGAGTAG
- a CDS encoding (2Fe-2S)-binding protein, producing MTLTAESPPMAKQTPSLPATRTVTLTVNGSDISAQLAPWTSLLDALREYMHLTGTKKGCDHGQCGACTVLVNGKRINSCLTLAVLQEGNQITTIEGLAQQAGPEGLHPLQKAFIDHDAFQCGYCTPGQICSAVGLMNEGHAKTTDDIRELMSGNICRCGAYTNIVDAIQSVMHPQPDSL from the coding sequence ATGACGCTTACTGCTGAATCACCCCCGATGGCTAAACAGACGCCATCGCTGCCAGCTACCCGGACCGTTACGCTTACCGTCAATGGTTCCGACATTTCCGCACAGTTAGCACCCTGGACGAGCTTACTGGATGCGTTGCGCGAATACATGCATTTGACAGGAACCAAAAAAGGCTGTGATCATGGCCAATGCGGGGCTTGTACGGTGCTGGTAAATGGCAAACGTATCAACTCCTGCCTAACCCTGGCGGTCTTGCAAGAGGGTAATCAGATCACAACGATAGAAGGATTAGCTCAACAGGCTGGACCGGAGGGGCTTCATCCTCTTCAGAAAGCGTTTATTGATCATGATGCTTTTCAATGCGGCTATTGTACCCCAGGGCAGATCTGTTCAGCAGTTGGACTCATGAACGAAGGGCATGCAAAAACGACCGACGATATTCGGGAGTTAATGAGTGGCAACATCTGCCGATGTGGTGCCTATACCAATATTGTTGATGCGATTCAGTCGGTTATGCACCCTCAACCCGATTCACTATGA
- a CDS encoding xanthine dehydrogenase family protein subunit M, whose product MTNFDYTRADGVTNAVSERASEHTAKFIAGGTNLIDLMKENVERPTRLIDINRLPLATIAETEGGGLRLGALMTNADTAYDKQVSKRYPLLSQAILAGASAQLRNMATDGGNLMQRTRCYYFYDVATPCNKREPGSGCSALVGFNRIHAILGTEAPDRSIHCIATHPSDMCVALAALEAVVRVTGSYGERTIPFAEFHRLPGNTPHIDNTLQDDELITAIDLPANGFSKNYSYLKLRDRTSYAFALVSVAAALELEDGRIKDARIALGGVSHKPWRRPEVEATLAGKIPSKAEFQSVADALLEGAQGFGHNTFKIELAKRAIVRALSQAAKLKPAS is encoded by the coding sequence ATGACCAATTTTGACTATACCCGGGCCGATGGCGTGACCAACGCGGTGAGCGAGCGGGCATCAGAGCATACCGCCAAATTCATTGCGGGTGGTACCAACCTGATTGACCTGATGAAGGAGAATGTGGAGCGCCCCACCCGCCTAATCGACATTAACCGATTACCCTTAGCTACCATTGCCGAAACCGAAGGAGGTGGATTACGATTGGGCGCGTTGATGACCAATGCCGATACGGCATATGACAAACAGGTCTCTAAGCGATACCCATTACTATCGCAGGCCATTCTGGCGGGCGCATCGGCGCAGTTGCGTAATATGGCAACCGATGGCGGCAATCTGATGCAACGTACCCGCTGCTATTACTTCTACGATGTGGCTACACCCTGTAATAAGCGTGAACCTGGTTCGGGCTGTTCGGCACTCGTTGGATTTAACCGAATTCACGCGATTCTGGGTACCGAAGCGCCGGACCGGTCGATACACTGCATAGCTACACATCCATCGGATATGTGCGTAGCGCTGGCAGCCCTGGAAGCGGTGGTGCGCGTAACAGGATCGTATGGGGAACGAACAATTCCCTTTGCCGAATTTCACCGCCTACCCGGTAATACGCCCCATATCGACAATACGCTTCAGGACGATGAACTCATTACCGCTATCGACTTGCCTGCCAACGGATTTTCGAAAAATTATAGCTACCTGAAACTTCGTGATCGAACCTCTTATGCGTTTGCCCTGGTATCGGTAGCTGCGGCTTTGGAACTGGAAGACGGTCGTATCAAGGACGCCCGAATTGCACTCGGTGGCGTATCGCATAAACCGTGGCGACGACCCGAAGTTGAAGCTACCCTGGCCGGAAAAATACCATCGAAGGCTGAATTTCAGTCGGTTGCGGATGCACTACTGGAAGGCGCTCAGGGATTTGGTCACAATACATTCAAAATCGAACTGGCAAAACGGGCCATTGTACGGGCCTTATCACAGGCAGCTAAACTGAAACCAGCATCATGA
- the rhaT gene encoding L-rhamnose/proton symporter RhaT has protein sequence MAVIWGVIFHALGGFASGSFYLPYKKVKGWAWESYWLIGGLFSWVAAPLLLGSITVPNLFGVLAQSSSETIFWTYFWGVLWGFGGLTFGLAMRYLGLSLGMAVTLGLCAVFGTLVPPIWQGQFGELIGTLSGQVIVLGLGVCVLGISVCGIAGMMKERSLTDAQKKASIAEFDIRKGLMVAIFSGVMSACFSFGLTAGQPIAELAVRNGTDPLYMNNAALVIILLGGLTTNLIWTIYLNIKNRTYTDYRNVSTPILMNVLFCAMAGFTWYFQFFFYGMGDSKMGEYRFSGWTLHMAFIIAFSSFWGLYLHEWKGANPKTMRTITLGILLVVFSTVVVGVGNYLAA, from the coding sequence GTGGCTGTAATCTGGGGTGTTATATTTCATGCGCTGGGGGGATTTGCCTCTGGCAGTTTTTATTTACCGTACAAGAAAGTAAAAGGCTGGGCCTGGGAAAGCTATTGGCTCATAGGCGGTTTGTTCTCTTGGGTAGCGGCTCCCCTTCTCCTTGGCTCAATCACTGTTCCCAATCTATTTGGTGTGCTGGCTCAATCATCCAGTGAAACCATTTTCTGGACCTATTTCTGGGGTGTTCTTTGGGGCTTTGGGGGATTAACCTTTGGGCTAGCAATGCGCTATCTGGGTCTATCGCTTGGTATGGCCGTTACGCTGGGGCTTTGTGCCGTTTTTGGAACCCTGGTACCTCCTATCTGGCAAGGTCAGTTTGGGGAGCTTATCGGCACCCTCTCTGGTCAGGTCATTGTGCTGGGCCTGGGGGTTTGTGTATTAGGCATTTCTGTTTGTGGCATTGCCGGAATGATGAAAGAACGAAGCTTAACCGATGCCCAGAAGAAAGCGTCAATTGCGGAGTTCGATATTCGCAAGGGGCTAATGGTTGCTATATTTTCGGGGGTCATGAGTGCGTGTTTCTCGTTTGGCCTGACAGCCGGGCAACCTATTGCTGAACTGGCTGTCAGGAACGGGACCGATCCACTCTATATGAATAATGCAGCACTGGTCATTATTCTGTTAGGCGGCCTGACGACCAATCTTATCTGGACAATCTACCTGAATATCAAGAACCGCACGTATACCGATTATCGAAATGTTTCGACCCCCATTCTCATGAATGTTTTATTCTGCGCGATGGCTGGGTTTACCTGGTACTTCCAGTTCTTTTTCTATGGCATGGGCGACAGTAAAATGGGAGAATATCGCTTTTCAGGCTGGACTCTCCATATGGCATTTATCATTGCCTTCAGTAGCTTCTGGGGCCTGTATCTGCACGAGTGGAAAGGCGCTAACCCGAAAACCATGCGCACCATTACCTTAGGAATCCTACTGGTTGTGTTCTCAACAGTGGTTGTGGGGGTTGGCAATTATCTGGCTGCATAA
- a CDS encoding TIM barrel protein — translation MQLEPEHIADYNQSQLEGHQRKLSYWTQEVATAEPIIQKLIDFQIAIPSWALGTGGTRFGRFPGGGEPRSLEEKIADVGLLHALNRASGAISLHIPWDIPTDPEAIKQLAAKHGLRFDAVNSNTFQDQPDQNLSYKFGSLQHTDPAIRQQAIDHNIEVIRHGVALGSDALTVWLSDGSCFPGQLNFRKAFDRTLSSLEEIYAALPDDWKLFVEYKAFEPNFYSMTVGDWGSSFLYASKLGPKAFTLVDLGHHLPNANIEQIVAILLHQGKLGGFHFNDSKYGDDDLTAGSIKPYQLFLIFTELVDGLDARAMNHAKDLGWMIDASHNVKDPLEDLLQSVEAIQLAYAQALLVDRAALEEAREANDPVRAQEILQDAFRTDVRPLVAEARRRAGAALNPLGLYRQLNVRQQLIGERGAKTVATGL, via the coding sequence ATGCAACTCGAACCCGAACATATTGCTGATTATAACCAGTCGCAGTTGGAAGGTCACCAACGGAAATTGTCGTACTGGACGCAGGAGGTCGCTACGGCGGAACCAATTATTCAGAAACTGATTGATTTCCAGATTGCCATACCGAGCTGGGCGCTGGGCACGGGCGGAACCCGTTTTGGCCGTTTCCCGGGTGGGGGAGAGCCTCGTTCGCTGGAAGAAAAAATTGCGGATGTTGGCTTGCTGCACGCCCTAAACCGGGCCAGCGGGGCTATTTCACTGCACATCCCCTGGGACATCCCAACAGATCCAGAAGCGATCAAACAACTTGCTGCTAAGCACGGGCTGCGCTTCGATGCCGTGAACTCCAACACATTCCAGGATCAGCCCGACCAAAACCTGAGCTATAAATTTGGCTCCTTACAACATACCGATCCGGCTATTCGGCAACAGGCTATCGACCATAATATTGAGGTAATCCGGCATGGCGTAGCCCTGGGATCTGATGCGCTGACGGTCTGGTTATCAGACGGTTCCTGTTTCCCGGGTCAACTTAATTTCCGTAAGGCCTTTGATCGGACACTTTCCAGCCTGGAGGAGATTTACGCGGCCCTGCCCGACGACTGGAAGCTATTTGTAGAGTACAAAGCATTTGAACCGAATTTCTATTCGATGACCGTAGGCGATTGGGGTAGCAGTTTTCTGTACGCCAGCAAACTCGGGCCAAAGGCCTTTACGCTAGTGGATTTGGGGCACCATTTACCCAATGCCAACATCGAACAGATTGTGGCTATTCTGTTACACCAGGGCAAACTGGGTGGTTTCCATTTTAATGACTCCAAATACGGCGACGACGACCTGACGGCGGGTAGCATCAAGCCTTACCAGTTATTCCTGATTTTCACTGAACTGGTGGATGGGCTGGACGCTCGGGCTATGAATCATGCCAAAGACCTTGGCTGGATGATTGATGCCAGCCACAATGTGAAAGACCCACTCGAAGACCTGCTCCAGTCGGTAGAAGCCATTCAACTCGCTTATGCGCAGGCGTTGTTAGTTGATCGTGCTGCCTTAGAAGAAGCTCGTGAAGCCAACGATCCGGTTCGTGCTCAGGAAATTCTGCAAGATGCCTTCCGGACGGATGTTCGGCCCTTAGTTGCCGAAGCTCGTCGGCGGGCTGGTGCCGCCTTGAATCCACTGGGCCTTTATCGGCAACTGAACGTTCGCCAGCAACTCATTGGCGAGCGGGGAGCCAAAACAGTAGCAACGGGACTGTAA
- a CDS encoding bifunctional aldolase/short-chain dehydrogenase, protein MNTTQAFNYVSYLWDENKAAELAGDEVALFIYRSNLLGADLRLTNYAGGNTSVKLMETNPLTGDPVEVMWVKGSGGDIGTLTKKGCANLYVERLHALKSRYRGLAFEDEMVGLFDHCLFDPKCAAPSIDTPLHGLLPFKHIDHLHPDALIAIAASRDGEAIMHEIWGDKMAWIPWQRPGFDLGLKLEEAIQKNPNLRGIILGGHGLFTWGDTSYESYINTLEVIEQASEYLNQNYGKKRPVFGGQVVENTDADTRKKQAAALMPVLRGLASGHRQMIGHFTDDARVLEFVNSGDLPRLARLGTSCPDHFLRTKIRPLVLDPAQLAGEDSIAYLEKAFADYRADYTAYYERCKHDNSPAIRDPNPVVLLWPAVGMFTFAKDKQTARVAAEFYTNAINVMKGAEAVSDYVGLPEQEAFDIEYWLLEEAKLQRMPKPKPLSGKIALITGSAGGIGKAIAKKFLAEGAVVVINDNDADRLAGAKEEFLKQYGKDAYAADQLDVTKGETIAATFDTAALAFGGVDIVVNCAGLSISKPIEEHTEKDWDLLYDVLVKGQFLVTQKAVEVMRKQKLGGDVLNIVSKNALVSGPNNAGYGSAKAAQLHLSRLNAAELGKDHIRVNVVNPDAVISDSKIWAGAWAEGRAKAYGITVPELPAYYAKRTLLNEIILPDDIANACLAFTNGLLSKSTGNVLNVDGGVAMAFVR, encoded by the coding sequence ATGAATACAACGCAAGCGTTCAACTACGTTAGCTACCTCTGGGATGAGAATAAGGCAGCCGAGCTGGCCGGTGACGAAGTGGCTTTGTTTATTTACCGCTCCAATTTGCTTGGTGCCGATCTGCGCCTGACTAACTATGCCGGAGGAAATACATCGGTTAAGTTGATGGAAACTAACCCGCTTACTGGCGATCCTGTTGAAGTAATGTGGGTAAAAGGGTCTGGGGGCGATATTGGTACACTCACTAAAAAAGGCTGCGCAAATCTGTACGTAGAACGTTTACATGCGTTGAAAAGCCGTTACAGGGGGTTGGCTTTTGAGGACGAAATGGTTGGTCTTTTCGATCACTGTCTGTTCGACCCAAAATGTGCTGCTCCATCCATTGATACACCCTTACATGGCCTACTGCCATTTAAACATATTGACCACCTGCACCCGGATGCACTGATTGCCATTGCCGCCAGCCGCGATGGGGAAGCAATTATGCACGAAATATGGGGCGATAAGATGGCCTGGATTCCCTGGCAGCGTCCTGGTTTCGACCTTGGGTTGAAACTGGAAGAAGCGATTCAAAAGAACCCGAATCTGCGGGGCATTATTCTGGGTGGACACGGTTTGTTTACCTGGGGAGATACCTCCTACGAATCGTATATAAATACCCTGGAAGTCATTGAGCAGGCGTCTGAGTACCTAAACCAGAATTATGGCAAGAAACGCCCGGTATTTGGTGGACAAGTGGTTGAAAACACGGATGCCGATACTCGTAAAAAACAGGCCGCTGCTTTAATGCCAGTATTGCGTGGGCTGGCTTCGGGCCATCGCCAGATGATCGGTCATTTTACGGACGATGCACGCGTGCTGGAATTCGTTAACTCAGGTGACCTGCCACGCCTGGCTCGTTTGGGTACCAGCTGCCCTGATCACTTCCTGCGTACTAAAATTCGTCCGCTGGTACTGGACCCGGCTCAATTGGCTGGTGAGGATAGCATTGCCTATCTGGAAAAGGCGTTCGCCGATTACCGTGCCGATTACACCGCTTACTACGAGCGTTGCAAACATGACAATAGTCCGGCCATCCGTGATCCAAATCCAGTCGTTTTACTGTGGCCAGCGGTGGGGATGTTCACCTTTGCAAAAGACAAGCAAACGGCGCGTGTAGCCGCAGAATTTTATACCAACGCCATTAACGTAATGAAGGGCGCCGAAGCCGTATCCGATTACGTTGGTCTGCCCGAACAGGAAGCGTTCGATATTGAATACTGGCTGTTGGAAGAAGCTAAACTCCAGAGGATGCCGAAACCAAAACCACTTTCGGGTAAAATTGCCCTGATTACGGGTAGTGCAGGTGGGATCGGAAAGGCTATCGCCAAGAAATTCCTGGCTGAAGGCGCGGTTGTGGTCATCAACGACAACGATGCCGACCGGCTGGCAGGTGCGAAGGAGGAATTCCTGAAGCAATATGGTAAAGATGCTTACGCAGCTGATCAGTTAGATGTAACAAAAGGCGAAACAATTGCCGCTACGTTTGATACAGCTGCGCTGGCTTTTGGTGGCGTTGATATTGTAGTCAACTGTGCGGGTTTGAGTATCTCCAAACCCATTGAGGAGCATACCGAAAAAGATTGGGATCTACTGTACGACGTATTGGTAAAAGGCCAGTTTTTAGTGACTCAGAAAGCGGTTGAGGTGATGCGGAAGCAGAAATTAGGTGGCGATGTACTTAATATTGTCAGCAAGAATGCGCTGGTATCCGGTCCCAATAATGCAGGCTACGGTTCGGCCAAAGCAGCGCAGCTACACCTGAGTCGCCTGAATGCGGCTGAGTTAGGCAAAGACCATATCCGGGTGAATGTGGTGAATCCCGATGCGGTTATTTCTGATTCGAAAATCTGGGCAGGTGCCTGGGCCGAAGGCCGTGCTAAAGCATACGGTATCACTGTACCAGAGCTACCCGCATACTATGCCAAGCGGACGCTATTGAACGAAATCATCCTCCCAGACGATATCGCCAATGCCTGTCTGGCCTTCACCAATGGCCTGTTGTCTAAATCCACCGGCAACGTCCTGAATGTAGATGGTGGTGTAGCGATGGCGTTTGTCCGGTGA